One window from the genome of Nitrosospira multiformis encodes:
- the fabF gene encoding beta-ketoacyl-ACP synthase II: MRIVVTGMGIVSPIGIGVDQFWTAAVNGVSGIRKITGFDASSQRSRVAGEIPGFDPASFLTAKYMEQTDRFTQLALLATKLALEDAGGLDAYAPQRLAVSIGSGMGGFATFESSAMRKFRNQPIPPFTVPRTMANSAAAWIAIKHQLKGVNLTCSTACSSGANAIGMALDLLRTGRADAVIAGGAEGCVLPLTMTGFEALHALTIGSNTDPARASRPFAKGRDGFVMAEGAGVLILEREEQAQHRGAKIYACLAGYGQACDATHIVMPDMEGQITAMRAAVMDAGMNTDSIDHINAHATSTPLGDTVETRAIKNLFGDRAGDIAISATKSMVGHSIGASAAIGSIAAIMALHTGTVHPTINLDEADPECDLDYIPNRAQQRNPRSALCNAFGFGGNNASIIFTTLE, encoded by the coding sequence ATGCGCATAGTCGTTACGGGAATGGGTATTGTTTCGCCAATTGGCATAGGCGTTGACCAATTTTGGACAGCGGCTGTCAATGGTGTCAGTGGTATCCGAAAGATTACGGGTTTCGATGCATCCAGTCAGCGCTCTCGAGTGGCGGGAGAGATCCCGGGGTTCGATCCCGCCAGTTTTCTGACAGCCAAGTATATGGAGCAAACGGACAGATTCACCCAACTGGCGCTACTGGCCACCAAACTCGCGCTGGAAGACGCGGGTGGCCTGGATGCGTATGCACCGCAGCGTTTGGCCGTAAGCATAGGTTCAGGAATGGGCGGATTCGCCACCTTTGAATCTTCCGCCATGCGCAAGTTTCGAAATCAGCCTATACCGCCGTTCACGGTACCTCGAACCATGGCAAATTCCGCGGCTGCCTGGATCGCGATCAAACATCAATTGAAAGGGGTGAATCTGACCTGCAGCACGGCATGCTCTTCCGGAGCCAACGCAATCGGCATGGCTCTTGACCTTTTACGGACGGGAAGAGCCGACGCCGTGATTGCCGGGGGCGCGGAAGGTTGCGTATTACCGCTGACCATGACGGGTTTCGAAGCATTGCATGCGCTGACTATCGGCTCCAACACTGATCCAGCACGAGCATCCCGGCCTTTCGCCAAGGGCCGGGATGGATTCGTTATGGCGGAAGGCGCGGGCGTACTTATCCTGGAGAGGGAAGAACAGGCCCAACATCGAGGGGCAAAAATATATGCCTGCCTGGCTGGCTATGGACAGGCATGCGATGCGACGCATATCGTAATGCCGGACATGGAAGGCCAGATAACCGCAATGCGGGCGGCAGTTATGGACGCCGGCATGAACACCGACTCCATCGACCATATCAATGCACACGCGACATCCACCCCCCTTGGAGATACCGTGGAAACCCGTGCCATTAAAAATCTCTTTGGCGACCGGGCCGGAGATATTGCCATCAGTGCCACCAAATCCATGGTTGGACATTCTATCGGCGCATCGGCTGCCATCGGCAGCATCGCTGCTATCATGGCTCTTCATACCGGTACGGTACATCCGACTATCAATCTTGATGAGGCTGATCCGGAATGCGATCTTGATTACATACCCAACCGCGCACAACAGAGGAACCCACGGAGCGCCCTATGTAATGCTTTTGGATTTGGCGGCAACAATGCAAGTATTATCTTCACAACCCTTGAATGA
- a CDS encoding N-acetyltransferase, whose amino-acid sequence MNEKPGLPIGGAVVVRPVTSYREMGIFIDIPWRIYADDPMWVPPLRLERRLHFSRFNPFFKHGEWQAWIAYRNNQPVGRICAQIDQLHRQRYGEDTGHFGSLEGMDDTEVFAALLHTAEEWLTARHTRHVSGPFNLSINQECGILVEGFDTPPMVMMPHSRVWYGRLLEEQGYQPLRDLLAYWAEVDHKMPRLMNTVIERFSGQVRLRTLRRDKFGEEMEILRDIFNDAWSENWGFVPFTKAEFAELGSSLRLLVPDEFIQIAEVEGHPAAFMVGLPNLNEIFAELNGSLFPFGWMRMINYLKSRGVCTGRIPLMGVRKQFQSSPIGMALAIMIIDAPRQAALSRGIQAVELSWILEDNKAMRAILDYLGCRQYKRYRIFGKTL is encoded by the coding sequence ATGAATGAAAAGCCTGGTCTGCCAATAGGCGGTGCTGTAGTCGTACGCCCGGTCACAAGTTATCGTGAGATGGGGATATTTATCGATATTCCCTGGCGCATATATGCGGATGACCCGATGTGGGTACCCCCTCTGCGCCTGGAGCGGCGACTGCATTTCTCCCGATTCAATCCATTTTTCAAACACGGAGAATGGCAAGCATGGATTGCATACCGGAACAATCAGCCGGTGGGGAGGATCTGTGCCCAAATTGATCAACTGCACCGGCAGCGCTATGGTGAGGATACGGGTCATTTTGGTTCGCTGGAAGGGATGGATGACACGGAGGTATTCGCTGCGCTTCTACATACTGCTGAGGAGTGGCTGACTGCCCGGCATACCCGGCATGTCAGCGGACCATTCAATTTATCCATCAATCAGGAGTGCGGCATCCTGGTGGAGGGTTTCGATACGCCGCCGATGGTGATGATGCCGCATTCCCGCGTATGGTACGGTCGATTACTCGAAGAGCAAGGCTATCAACCGTTGCGGGATCTGCTTGCCTATTGGGCGGAGGTTGACCATAAGATGCCCCGATTGATGAATACCGTGATTGAAAGATTTTCCGGACAGGTACGGTTACGTACACTACGCCGCGACAAATTTGGCGAAGAGATGGAAATATTGCGTGATATATTCAATGATGCCTGGTCGGAGAATTGGGGCTTCGTTCCTTTTACCAAAGCCGAATTTGCCGAGCTTGGCAGCAGTCTTCGTCTGCTTGTGCCCGATGAGTTCATTCAGATTGCCGAAGTTGAGGGTCACCCGGCGGCATTTATGGTCGGATTGCCCAACCTTAACGAAATATTCGCCGAGCTTAATGGCAGTTTGTTTCCATTCGGCTGGATGCGAATGATCAACTACCTTAAATCCAGAGGGGTTTGTACCGGCCGGATACCGTTGATGGGAGTACGCAAGCAATTTCAGAGCTCCCCGATCGGCATGGCGCTGGCGATTATGATAATCGATGCGCCGCGGCAGGCAGCGCTTTCCAGAGGGATCCAGGCGGTTGAACTGTCATGGATACTTGAGGATAACAAGGCAATGCGTGCAATCCTTGATTACCTGGGTTGCCGGCAGTACAAGCGTTACCGGATTTTTGGCAAGACGTTGTAA
- a CDS encoding nucleotidyltransferase family protein, which produces MNKTDQFTAIVLAADRAAGDPVAAKTGMACKAFAPIYGTPMIIRVLDALEASNMVKTIIICGPPKSAIPGCPELERRIASGRVIWLPNLDSPSRSADSGLMHIDQNAPVLLTTADHALLTPSIVRYFLGESQKADSDATVGVVKYEDVAAAFPGVKRTVIRLRDGGVCGCNLYAFLNPRGRGLVSFWQRAEDLRKHPGKLIAQTFGLTPVFLYLFGLLTLDRGLKAVLAKTGIKVQPVFLPFPQAGVDVDKVEDMLLVESVLAGAVTLAQKKTDSPDQFP; this is translated from the coding sequence ATGAATAAAACTGATCAATTTACCGCCATCGTGCTGGCCGCGGACCGCGCAGCGGGTGACCCGGTGGCGGCTAAAACGGGCATGGCCTGCAAGGCGTTTGCACCGATCTATGGAACACCGATGATCATTCGCGTGCTGGATGCGCTGGAAGCCAGTAATATGGTGAAGACGATCATCATATGTGGACCGCCCAAGTCCGCAATCCCCGGTTGTCCCGAGCTGGAAAGGCGAATCGCAAGCGGGCGGGTCATCTGGCTGCCGAACCTGGATTCCCCCAGCCGCAGCGCCGATAGCGGACTCATGCACATCGATCAGAACGCTCCGGTATTACTGACGACAGCCGATCATGCTTTATTGACGCCTTCAATTGTGCGCTACTTCTTAGGTGAGTCGCAAAAGGCGGATAGCGACGCCACGGTGGGGGTGGTTAAATATGAAGATGTCGCCGCTGCATTTCCCGGCGTAAAGCGAACCGTCATACGTCTGCGGGATGGCGGCGTCTGCGGCTGCAATCTTTATGCATTTCTTAATCCTCGTGGCCGTGGTTTGGTGTCGTTCTGGCAGCGGGCGGAAGACCTGCGCAAACATCCGGGAAAATTGATCGCACAGACTTTCGGCCTTACGCCTGTATTCCTGTACCTATTTGGGTTATTGACGCTCGACCGCGGGTTAAAAGCTGTTTTGGCCAAAACCGGGATCAAGGTACAGCCGGTATTTTTACCTTTTCCCCAGGCCGGCGTTGATGTCGACAAGGTGGAGGACATGCTGCTTGTGGAGTCCGTCCTGGCGGGAGCAGTGACGCTTGCTCAAAAGAAAACAGACTCGCCTGACCAGTTTCCATAG
- the lptF gene encoding LPS export ABC transporter permease LptF, whose protein sequence is MKIIERYITRELLIPFTVVIIILAALFSSFSSARFLSAAVTESLGIAAMLKLILLRTLIALEVLMPIALYVAIVMGLGRLHRDQEINVLRSAGVSDNRIIYAVLIVAIPVGIISGVLSIFVRPWAYEESYILNAQAEAELNMDRFQAGRFYGSEGSGRVIYLQTKDSTGKEMKNVFHYIRKKDSSEIIVAKEAHPQEPAAGQRPQINLLDGATYRLMHSETRDMVVRFEKLVYFTDSGNVLDYKRKAATTMVLQKSDQPRDIAEFQWRLSRPIATILLALIAIPFSRASPRQDKGEKTYYVAALVFAIYYILNGLAQTWVEQGAIGRVPGVWWLYVLMSMVAFSLLSPGFWRKLFRRQ, encoded by the coding sequence GTGAAAATAATAGAACGATATATTACGCGTGAATTGTTGATACCGTTTACGGTAGTGATCATCATTTTGGCGGCATTATTCTCAAGTTTCAGCAGTGCTCGTTTTCTGTCAGCTGCTGTCACAGAATCGCTGGGTATTGCCGCCATGCTGAAGCTGATACTGCTGCGGACGCTGATTGCCCTGGAAGTACTGATGCCGATCGCTCTTTACGTCGCTATTGTCATGGGTCTTGGGCGGCTGCACAGGGATCAGGAAATTAATGTATTACGTTCCGCCGGTGTCAGCGATAACCGCATAATTTATGCTGTACTCATCGTTGCCATTCCCGTGGGAATTATCAGTGGTGTACTTTCTATCTTCGTACGTCCATGGGCCTATGAAGAAAGCTATATCCTGAATGCGCAGGCGGAGGCTGAATTAAATATGGATCGATTCCAGGCCGGGCGTTTCTATGGAAGCGAAGGCAGCGGCAGAGTCATCTATCTTCAGACCAAGGATAGCACCGGCAAGGAGATGAAGAATGTATTTCATTACATCAGAAAGAAAGACAGCAGCGAGATTATTGTAGCCAAAGAGGCTCATCCGCAGGAGCCGGCAGCCGGCCAACGCCCTCAAATTAATTTGCTTGATGGCGCTACTTACCGGCTGATGCATTCCGAAACGAGAGATATGGTGGTCCGGTTCGAGAAGCTGGTATATTTTACCGATAGCGGCAATGTGCTGGATTACAAACGCAAGGCCGCCACCACCATGGTGTTGCAGAAATCTGATCAGCCACGCGATATTGCGGAATTCCAGTGGCGGCTTTCACGTCCCATTGCCACCATTCTGCTGGCACTTATTGCCATCCCATTCAGCCGCGCCTCACCTCGCCAGGATAAGGGTGAAAAAACTTATTATGTTGCAGCTTTGGTTTTTGCGATTTACTACATCCTGAATGGATTGGCTCAAACATGGGTGGAGCAGGGAGCCATCGGCAGAGTACCGGGTGTCTGGTGGCTTTACGTCTTGATGTCCATGGTTGCGTTCAGCTTGCTATCGCCCGGTTTCTGGCGGAAGCTATTCCGGCGCCAATGA
- the lptG gene encoding LPS export ABC transporter permease LptG has protein sequence MKIINRYLALQVLMGLGIATAVLLPLFSFLDLLDQLDDVGKGTYRIQDAFLHTALLLPRRFVQLAPFIALLGNVIALGRLAVNSELTALRVAGVSPIRISLAPLGVGLILLLFMAVLEQFVAPQLQQRAISSRAVALDKSAALGKNLGIWTRDERNILRIGEMLHAKKAADIEVMHFDDNGFLLTYTYAKYADIIADHLWELSDVTIKTFTEQRIESASTKSMNWRSFLNPDDISTLTKSPESLSPIELFLHVRFLRATGQEADAYALALWRKAGGALTTIAMLLLSIPFVFGSVRTGLGNKLVLASMLGISVYLFDQVIANVGLLLHLNPALTALGPGLLLIALANFWLRRVF, from the coding sequence ATGAAAATAATTAATCGCTACCTTGCCCTACAGGTTTTAATGGGGCTGGGCATCGCTACCGCGGTACTCTTGCCGTTATTCAGCTTTCTCGACCTGTTGGATCAGCTGGACGATGTAGGAAAAGGGACTTATCGCATCCAGGATGCGTTCCTGCATACCGCGCTATTGCTGCCACGCAGGTTTGTCCAACTTGCACCTTTTATTGCGCTGCTGGGCAATGTGATTGCGTTGGGACGGCTGGCTGTTAACTCCGAACTGACCGCATTACGGGTAGCGGGTGTTTCTCCCATTCGTATCAGTCTCGCTCCACTGGGAGTTGGACTGATTCTCTTATTATTCATGGCCGTACTGGAACAATTTGTCGCGCCGCAACTTCAGCAGAGGGCTATTTCGTCCCGTGCGGTTGCGCTTGACAAGAGCGCGGCTCTTGGCAAGAATTTGGGCATCTGGACCCGGGATGAGCGGAATATATTACGTATCGGTGAGATGCTGCATGCAAAAAAGGCTGCGGATATCGAGGTAATGCATTTTGACGATAACGGGTTCCTGCTCACCTATACCTATGCCAAGTATGCGGATATCATCGCTGATCATCTATGGGAATTAAGCGACGTCACCATCAAGACATTTACTGAACAACGCATCGAGTCCGCGAGTACAAAATCGATGAACTGGAGATCATTTCTGAATCCGGATGATATTTCGACACTGACCAAGTCACCTGAGAGTCTTTCTCCCATCGAGTTGTTTCTGCATGTGCGTTTCTTGCGCGCGACCGGTCAGGAGGCGGATGCCTATGCACTGGCTTTGTGGCGGAAGGCGGGCGGAGCATTGACAACCATTGCAATGTTGTTGCTTTCCATTCCCTTTGTTTTCGGATCGGTACGGACGGGCCTTGGCAATAAGCTGGTGCTCGCATCCATGCTTGGAATCAGTGTTTACCTGTTTGATCAGGTTATCGCGAATGTGGGTTTATTGCTGCATTTGAATCCTGCGCTAACTGCTCTCGGTCCTGGGCTACTGTTGATTGCCCTTGCTAATTTCTGGTTGCGGCGGGTTTTTTAG